From a region of the Lujinxingia vulgaris genome:
- the gltB gene encoding glutamate synthase large subunit — MTPHTAPDPRFPLYHPGYEHDGCGVGFIADTHGVTRNDILRLATDALANLTHRGAVDADTRTGDGAGVLFALPTTFFANLSDELRLPRKGGPIGVGVFFLPRHAPDEQHQIRQLVADILHERGFSQHAWRPVPTRPAVLGLKAAATMPRIEQLVLPFDADVSPLAADQKLYALRRTIESRLHRGRLTAYIASMSARTIVYKGLMMGDALADFYPDLRLDLPTAFALFHQRFSTNTFPSWSLAQPFRMLAHNGEINTILGNANGTRLRQADLHSELWADVIDDLKPVLQPGFSDSAHLDNVAELLTVSGRSPLHTLTMLVPEAWEHDATMDPAVRAYFDYYACLNEPWDGPAAITYADGRFVGAHLDRNGLRPLRLLRTHDDLLYACSEVGVLNIPEDRIAQRSRLGPGHMIAVDLEKGRVLTGDTIKPELARRHPYQKWLDENLIRVPHRPVADAIAPDLSDDRRLRLQTCFAYSREELKFTLEPMATEGKEAITSMGDDTPIAALSLQQRPLAHFFKQRFAQVTNPPIDPIRERHNMSLSVHLGRRRNWLTETPEHARQVALDAPVLTAAGMQALHDALPPERIATLDATFPTTDGPAGLKTALDRLSADALNALNAGAEILIVSDRQVSPERAPIPMLLAVGALGTDLLKTDLRLRASLIVESAEPRDSHFIATLLGFGASAVFPYLALDTLLADLDLETSPAQRIENFLKSQHQGLLKIMSKMGISVLGSYRGAQIFEAIGLGPDVIERAFPNTPSPVGGLTLEDLASDALTRHARAFEPDDPTTLVDLGLLRFRRSGETHAWSPQLLGAMNRLRKNKPGAYPKFSAASADLAPLQLRDLLQPSALRPAIPIDEVEPTDAICRRFTTAAMSLGSLSPEAHRALAIAMNRLGARSNTGEGGEDPERYTLDEHGDDANARIKQIASGRFGVTPLYLVKARELEIKMAQGAKPGEGGQLPGHKVTDYIAYLRHATPGVTLISPPPHHDIYSIEDLAQLIYDLKAINPEAEVCVKLVATSGVGTIAAGVAKARADTILISGHDGGTGASPITSVKNAGIPWEIGLAETQQTLRLNGLRERVKLRVDGGLKTGRDIIIAAMLGAEEFNFGTAALVALGCRYVRQCHLDTCPVGIATQREDLREKFEGDPDMIVTYFQNVAHEVRDLLSQLGAASLDAIIGRSDLLKLLPHPEHPRAHRLDLSPLMVAPAPRHGATFHTWPGPTRLPSPLNERIARDCSEALATGQSLRLDYPIANTDRTTGARLSGLIALQDHQTPLPEATFDLHFQGTAGQSFGAFLNHGVALTLRGAANDYVAKGMGGGRIVITPDADLTPLDEKTSHHTLAGNTLLYGATAGELFIAGRTGERFAVRNSGALSVTHGAGDYACEYMTGGICVFLGPVGHHFAAGMTGGLAFVHDPDDRLPTRTQASDVELSRPAEDDHDTTELHRLITRHFELTKSPIAEAILDNWPEKVGEFYKVTPRAILALKKAEGVA; from the coding sequence GTGACCCCACACACCGCCCCCGATCCCCGCTTCCCCCTCTACCACCCCGGCTACGAGCACGACGGCTGCGGCGTGGGCTTTATCGCCGACACCCACGGGGTAACTCGCAACGACATACTCCGACTGGCCACCGACGCCCTGGCCAACCTCACCCACCGCGGCGCGGTGGATGCCGACACCCGCACCGGCGACGGCGCCGGCGTGCTCTTTGCGCTCCCCACCACCTTCTTCGCCAACTTAAGCGACGAGCTCCGGCTGCCCCGCAAAGGCGGCCCCATCGGCGTCGGCGTGTTTTTTCTGCCCCGCCACGCCCCCGATGAGCAGCACCAGATCCGCCAGCTCGTCGCCGACATCCTCCACGAGCGCGGCTTTTCACAACACGCCTGGCGCCCCGTCCCCACTCGCCCCGCCGTCCTCGGCCTGAAAGCGGCGGCGACCATGCCGCGCATCGAGCAGCTCGTGCTGCCCTTCGACGCCGACGTATCGCCCCTTGCTGCTGATCAAAAACTCTACGCCCTGCGCCGCACCATCGAGTCGCGTCTGCACCGCGGGCGCCTCACCGCCTACATCGCGTCGATGTCCGCCCGCACCATCGTCTACAAAGGCCTGATGATGGGCGACGCCCTGGCCGACTTTTACCCCGATCTGCGCCTCGATCTGCCCACCGCGTTCGCCCTCTTTCACCAGCGTTTTTCCACCAACACCTTCCCCTCCTGGTCGCTGGCCCAGCCCTTCCGCATGCTTGCGCATAATGGCGAGATCAACACGATTTTGGGCAACGCCAACGGCACGCGGCTGCGCCAGGCCGACCTCCACTCCGAGCTCTGGGCCGACGTCATCGACGATCTCAAACCGGTGCTGCAGCCCGGCTTTAGCGACTCCGCCCACCTCGACAACGTCGCCGAACTTCTCACCGTGTCGGGCCGCTCCCCTCTGCACACCCTCACCATGCTCGTCCCCGAAGCCTGGGAGCACGACGCGACCATGGACCCCGCGGTGCGCGCCTACTTCGACTACTACGCCTGCCTCAACGAGCCCTGGGACGGCCCCGCCGCCATCACCTACGCCGACGGCCGCTTCGTCGGCGCCCACCTCGACCGCAACGGCCTGCGCCCCCTGCGCCTTCTGCGCACCCACGACGATCTCCTCTACGCCTGCAGCGAGGTCGGCGTCCTCAACATCCCCGAAGATCGCATCGCCCAGAGATCGCGACTGGGCCCCGGCCATATGATCGCCGTCGACCTCGAAAAAGGCCGCGTGCTCACCGGCGACACCATCAAACCCGAGCTCGCCAGGCGCCACCCCTACCAGAAGTGGCTCGACGAGAACCTCATTCGCGTCCCCCACCGGCCCGTGGCCGACGCTATCGCCCCCGACTTAAGCGACGACCGACGCCTGCGCCTGCAGACCTGCTTCGCCTACAGCCGCGAAGAATTGAAATTTACGCTCGAGCCCATGGCGACCGAGGGCAAAGAAGCCATCACCTCGATGGGCGACGACACCCCCATCGCCGCGCTCTCCCTGCAGCAACGCCCGCTGGCGCACTTTTTCAAGCAGCGCTTTGCCCAGGTCACAAACCCGCCCATCGACCCTATCCGCGAGCGCCACAACATGTCGCTCAGCGTGCACCTGGGCCGCCGCCGAAACTGGCTCACCGAGACCCCCGAACACGCTCGCCAGGTCGCCCTCGACGCCCCGGTGCTCACCGCCGCCGGGATGCAGGCGCTCCACGACGCGCTGCCCCCCGAACGCATCGCCACCCTCGACGCCACCTTCCCCACAACGGATGGCCCCGCAGGCCTCAAAACTGCGCTGGATCGCCTCTCCGCCGACGCCCTGAACGCCCTCAACGCCGGCGCCGAGATCCTCATCGTCTCCGACCGCCAGGTCTCCCCCGAGCGCGCGCCCATCCCCATGCTGCTGGCGGTCGGCGCGCTCGGCACCGATCTGCTCAAAACGGATCTTCGCCTGCGCGCCTCGCTCATCGTCGAGAGCGCCGAGCCCCGCGACTCCCACTTCATCGCCACCCTGCTCGGCTTTGGCGCCAGCGCCGTCTTTCCCTACCTGGCCCTCGACACGCTTCTGGCCGACCTCGACCTTGAGACCTCCCCGGCCCAGCGCATCGAAAATTTTCTAAAGTCTCAGCACCAGGGCCTTTTGAAAATCATGAGCAAGATGGGCATCAGCGTGCTCGGCAGCTACCGCGGCGCCCAGATCTTTGAGGCCATTGGCCTGGGCCCCGACGTCATCGAGCGCGCCTTCCCCAACACCCCCTCCCCCGTCGGCGGCCTCACGCTCGAAGACCTCGCCAGTGATGCGCTGACCCGCCACGCCCGCGCCTTCGAGCCCGACGATCCCACCACCCTTGTCGACCTCGGCCTCCTGCGCTTTCGCCGCAGCGGCGAAACGCACGCCTGGAGTCCGCAGCTCCTCGGCGCCATGAACCGCCTTCGCAAAAACAAACCCGGCGCCTACCCGAAATTCTCCGCCGCCTCCGCCGACCTTGCCCCTCTGCAACTCCGAGATCTGCTGCAACCCTCCGCCCTGCGCCCGGCCATCCCTATCGATGAGGTCGAACCCACCGACGCCATCTGCCGCCGCTTCACCACCGCCGCCATGTCGCTGGGCTCGCTCTCGCCAGAGGCCCACCGCGCCCTGGCCATCGCCATGAACCGCCTGGGCGCCCGCAGCAACACCGGCGAAGGCGGCGAAGACCCCGAGCGCTACACCCTCGACGAGCACGGCGACGACGCCAACGCCCGCATCAAACAGATCGCCTCGGGCCGCTTCGGCGTCACCCCCCTCTACCTGGTCAAAGCCCGCGAGCTCGAGATCAAAATGGCCCAGGGCGCAAAACCCGGCGAAGGCGGCCAGCTCCCCGGCCATAAAGTCACCGACTACATCGCGTATCTGCGCCACGCCACCCCCGGCGTCACCCTCATCTCCCCGCCGCCGCACCACGACATCTACTCCATCGAAGACCTGGCGCAGCTCATCTACGACCTCAAGGCCATCAACCCCGAGGCCGAGGTCTGCGTCAAACTCGTCGCCACCTCCGGCGTGGGCACCATCGCCGCCGGCGTCGCCAAGGCCCGCGCCGACACCATCCTCATCAGCGGCCACGACGGCGGCACCGGCGCCTCCCCCATCACCTCCGTCAAAAATGCCGGCATCCCCTGGGAGATAGGTCTGGCCGAAACCCAGCAGACCCTGCGCCTGAACGGCCTGCGCGAGCGCGTCAAACTCCGCGTCGACGGCGGCCTCAAAACCGGTCGCGACATCATCATCGCCGCCATGCTCGGCGCCGAGGAGTTCAACTTCGGCACCGCCGCGCTCGTCGCGCTGGGCTGCCGCTACGTGCGCCAATGCCACCTGGACACCTGCCCGGTCGGCATCGCCACCCAGCGCGAAGATCTCCGCGAAAAATTCGAGGGCGACCCCGACATGATCGTCACCTACTTCCAGAACGTCGCCCACGAGGTCCGCGACCTCTTAAGCCAGCTCGGCGCCGCCAGCCTCGACGCCATCATCGGCCGCAGCGACCTCCTCAAACTTCTCCCCCACCCCGAGCACCCCCGCGCCCACCGCCTCGATCTTTCCCCCCTGATGGTCGCCCCCGCCCCCCGCCACGGCGCCACCTTCCACACCTGGCCCGGCCCCACCCGGCTCCCATCGCCCCTCAACGAGCGCATCGCCCGCGACTGCTCAGAAGCGCTGGCCACCGGCCAATCCCTGCGCCTCGACTACCCCATCGCCAACACCGACCGCACCACCGGCGCCCGCCTAAGCGGCCTCATCGCCCTCCAGGATCACCAAACGCCCCTCCCCGAAGCCACCTTCGACCTGCACTTCCAGGGCACCGCCGGCCAGTCCTTCGGCGCCTTCCTCAACCACGGCGTCGCCCTCACCCTTCGCGGCGCCGCCAACGACTACGTGGCCAAAGGCATGGGCGGCGGCCGCATCGTCATCACCCCCGACGCCGACCTCACCCCCCTCGACGAAAAAACATCCCACCACACCCTGGCCGGCAACACGCTCCTCTACGGCGCCACCGCCGGAGAACTCTTCATCGCCGGCCGCACCGGCGAACGTTTCGCCGTCCGCAACAGCGGGGCGCTGAGCGTCACCCACGGCGCCGGCGACTACGCCTGCGAATACATGACCGGCGGCATCTGCGTCTTCCTCGGCCCCGTCGGCCACCACTTCGCCGCCGGCATGACCGGCGGTTTAGCCTTCGTCCACGACCCCGACGACCGCCTCCCCACCCGCACGCAGGCCTCCGACGTCGAATTGTCGCGACCCGCCGAAGACGACCACGACACCACCGAACTCCACCGCCTGATCACGCGCCACTTTGAGCTCACAAAAAGCCCGATCGCGGAGGCGATCCTCGACAATTGGCCCGAGAAGGTTGGGGAGTTTTATAAGGTGACGCCGCGGGCCATTCTGGCGTTGAAAAAGGCGGAGGGGGTGGCGTGA
- a CDS encoding dimethylarginine dimethylaminohydrolase family protein, with translation MPHTTCRPIFLMSPPTRAWHLKGRANFRSASATEVDASQARAEWSALADAIVEAGGEVVVMPPQDDALTGLIYTAESGELFRDEQGDLRFLLPTMASPHRRLEAELIERFIRDSFGLQTHRVQHTWEAQGDAIRAAHGDQIVHTFGEGPYQRTSQAAYAEVAPRLSPQHIQLGFKADPWFHGNTFLQFFRRRTDTIGLVCPDALLDGELERLQAFLGPDIELVFISPEESRGYDTNALQVCDTVIAPTSFSKTARRATDALDLQVKTLPLDELFAKGGGAPVCLTNRLWGLDIAEVPDEVRWSLQPSIEAYTTL, from the coding sequence ATGCCCCACACCACCTGCCGCCCCATCTTCCTGATGAGCCCCCCCACCCGCGCCTGGCACCTTAAAGGCCGCGCCAACTTCCGCTCCGCCTCCGCCACCGAGGTCGACGCCTCGCAGGCCCGCGCCGAGTGGAGCGCCCTGGCCGACGCCATCGTCGAGGCCGGCGGCGAGGTCGTGGTGATGCCGCCACAAGACGACGCACTCACCGGGCTGATTTACACCGCCGAGAGCGGCGAACTCTTTCGCGACGAGCAGGGCGACCTGCGCTTTTTGTTGCCGACGATGGCATCACCCCACCGCCGCCTCGAGGCTGAGCTCATCGAGCGTTTTATCCGCGATTCATTTGGCCTGCAGACCCACCGCGTCCAGCACACCTGGGAGGCCCAGGGCGACGCCATCCGCGCCGCCCACGGCGACCAGATCGTGCACACCTTTGGCGAGGGCCCCTACCAGCGCACCTCCCAGGCGGCCTACGCCGAGGTCGCCCCCCGGTTGAGCCCCCAGCACATCCAGCTGGGCTTTAAGGCCGACCCCTGGTTCCACGGCAACACCTTTTTGCAGTTCTTCCGCCGCCGCACCGACACCATCGGACTTGTCTGCCCCGACGCTCTGCTCGATGGCGAGCTCGAACGCCTCCAGGCCTTCCTCGGCCCAGACATCGAGCTTGTCTTCATCTCCCCCGAAGAGAGCCGCGGCTACGACACCAACGCCCTCCAGGTCTGCGACACCGTCATCGCCCCCACCTCCTTCTCGAAGACCGCGCGTCGGGCCACCGACGCCCTCGACCTTCAGGTCAAGACGCTTCCCCTCGACGAGCTTTTTGCCAAGGGCGGCGGCGCCCCGGTCTGCCTCACCAACCGCCTCTGGGGCCTGGACATCGCCGAGGTCCCCGACGAGGTGCGCTGGTCGCTTCAGCCTTCGATCGAGGCGTATACGACGTTGTAG
- a CDS encoding DUF5131 family protein, which translates to MANTGIEWTDQTWNPSTGCSKVSSGCKFCYAENMALRLKAMGSVRYENGFDFTIHADKVDEPRKWRKPRRVFVDSMSDLFHEDAPLDFLRRIFRVMMDTPQHQYQILTKRPERMAMILSKMVDEGIYTPSNHIWLGTSVEDATVQNRIQFLRETPAQIRFLSCEPLIGPLSKLNLKDIHWVIVGGESGSHLWRERTRRRRGLVERIDGAWVPVDEKVTWVRRIRDQCIEQKVAFFFKQWGGNTSKSGGRMLDGKVWSQFPEL; encoded by the coding sequence ATGGCTAATACAGGAATAGAATGGACTGATCAAACATGGAATCCATCTACCGGATGTTCTAAAGTTTCGTCAGGATGTAAATTTTGCTACGCAGAGAATATGGCGTTGCGACTTAAAGCTATGGGAAGTGTTAGGTATGAGAATGGTTTTGACTTTACTATTCACGCGGACAAAGTAGATGAGCCGCGGAAGTGGCGAAAGCCGCGACGCGTATTTGTTGACTCAATGAGCGACCTTTTTCATGAAGATGCTCCGCTCGATTTCTTGCGAAGAATTTTTCGAGTAATGATGGATACACCACAACATCAATATCAAATTCTGACAAAAAGGCCTGAGCGGATGGCTATGATTCTCTCGAAAATGGTCGATGAAGGAATCTATACACCATCTAATCATATATGGTTGGGCACATCAGTCGAGGATGCTACTGTTCAAAATCGAATTCAATTTTTGCGTGAGACCCCGGCACAAATACGCTTTTTGAGTTGTGAGCCATTAATTGGGCCCTTGAGTAAATTAAATCTAAAAGATATCCATTGGGTGATTGTAGGCGGTGAGTCGGGTAGTCATCTTTGGAGGGAACGCACTCGAAGGCGACGTGGATTAGTTGAACGAATTGATGGCGCCTGGGTGCCCGTTGATGAGAAGGTAACCTGGGTCAGGCGAATTCGGGATCAGTGTATTGAACAAAAGGTGGCGTTCTTTTTTAAACAATGGGGAGGGAATACTTCGAAATCCGGTGGTCGTATGTTAGATGGAAAGGTTTGGAGTCAATTCCCTGAGCTGTAA
- a CDS encoding AAA family ATPase codes for MSFASPIKQLRIAGFKSIQLMDDLKLRSINILIGANGAGKSNLVSFFHMLTEMMEGRLQSWTRKQGSADRIVTFGVKETAHIFASVRFGRNGYDFTLAPTVDGGFVIQEEKTFFDGNLGPIKKSLGSGHNEVWLPKHYKKLSEQQNIVTHCYESISNWKVFHFHDTSDTAGVKRLGSLHDNEYLRPDASNLAAFLYRLKHEHEATYEQIRKTVSLAIPFFDDFVLKPQALPTEEEQIRLLWRQKDSDYPFWPSQLSDGSIRFICLATALLQPEPPSTIIIDEPELGLHPYAITLLGSLIRSASKRMQLIVSTQSVPLVNEFSIEDLIIVERENGASVFRRHDEKDFELWLEEYTVGELWEKNVLGGRPGPDGGAGQ; via the coding sequence GTGAGCTTCGCAAGCCCCATAAAACAACTCAGGATTGCGGGTTTCAAGTCCATCCAACTCATGGACGATTTGAAACTCCGATCTATTAATATCCTCATCGGCGCGAACGGCGCCGGAAAAAGCAATCTTGTGAGCTTCTTTCACATGCTTACCGAAATGATGGAAGGGCGCCTTCAATCCTGGACGCGTAAGCAAGGCTCTGCGGACCGCATTGTTACCTTCGGCGTGAAAGAAACGGCGCACATTTTCGCCTCTGTCAGGTTCGGCAGAAACGGCTATGACTTCACGCTGGCACCGACGGTCGATGGTGGGTTTGTCATTCAGGAAGAGAAGACATTTTTCGATGGTAATCTGGGCCCAATTAAAAAATCACTTGGCTCAGGACACAACGAAGTGTGGCTCCCAAAACACTATAAAAAACTCTCCGAGCAGCAGAACATTGTAACTCACTGCTACGAATCCATCTCCAACTGGAAAGTCTTCCACTTCCACGACACCAGCGACACCGCCGGCGTCAAGCGTCTGGGCTCGCTGCACGACAACGAATACCTACGTCCGGACGCCTCCAACCTCGCGGCATTCCTCTACCGGCTCAAACACGAACATGAGGCGACCTACGAGCAGATCCGCAAGACGGTGAGCCTGGCGATCCCCTTCTTCGACGATTTCGTGCTCAAGCCCCAGGCCCTCCCCACCGAGGAGGAGCAGATTCGGCTGCTCTGGCGCCAGAAAGACAGCGACTACCCCTTCTGGCCCAGCCAGCTCTCGGATGGCTCCATTCGTTTCATCTGCCTGGCCACCGCGCTGCTGCAGCCCGAGCCGCCCTCGACAATTATTATCGATGAGCCGGAGCTCGGGCTTCATCCCTATGCCATCACGCTTCTGGGCTCGTTGATTCGCTCGGCCTCCAAGCGCATGCAGCTCATTGTGTCAACGCAGTCGGTGCCCCTCGTCAACGAGTTCTCCATCGAAGACCTGATCATCGTGGAGCGCGAAAACGGCGCCTCTGTCTTTCGCCGCCACGACGAGAAGGACTTTGAACTCTGGCTGGAGGAGTACACGGTCGGCGAGTTGTGGGAGAAGAATGTGTTGGGGGGTAGGCCGGGGCCGGATGGGGGGGCAGGGCAATGA
- the tcmP gene encoding three-Cys-motif partner protein TcmP, with amino-acid sequence MADKSFFDEPTVLSKIKADIVCRYFDTWSKVIMNTQNRFSEKQNKHKNLIAYFDPFAGAGVYSDGTPSTAIRIVRSAIQSPDLSKRLLVFLNDENKEISERLKSHVSQLDGVNNLRFEPRVGNFSVSNSFAIRVKEKVQCPSLFFLDPWGYEGLTASLFEAILSKWGTDLILFFNYNRINPGLNNPVVVDHVNNIFGSAERANKLRAELLRLGKNSALERKRLILNEMVGVLQDAGGAWVLFYEFPMKNSSTRASHHLFFASAHFKGYEIMKNIMSTLSSADLDQPPLFNEMMEMQPRLIEFNPLNKLKRGIVEMFMGECVSRREIIQKYEAETGTAHTFVNKHYTKILKELEDEGVLRVKSCLKGRKKGTFADHVKFEIIPVTTHG; translated from the coding sequence ATGGCTGACAAAAGTTTCTTCGATGAACCGACCGTGCTTTCAAAAATTAAAGCCGATATTGTGTGCCGGTATTTTGACACATGGTCTAAAGTTATAATGAATACACAAAATCGATTTTCGGAAAAGCAAAATAAACATAAAAATTTAATTGCATATTTTGATCCATTTGCTGGGGCTGGTGTTTATAGTGATGGTACTCCTTCTACAGCAATTCGAATTGTAAGAAGTGCAATACAATCTCCAGACCTGTCTAAAAGACTTCTTGTTTTTTTAAATGATGAAAATAAAGAAATTTCAGAAAGGCTTAAGTCTCATGTGTCCCAGTTGGATGGAGTGAATAATTTACGTTTTGAGCCCAGGGTGGGCAACTTTTCGGTAAGCAACAGTTTTGCTATAAGGGTTAAAGAAAAAGTGCAATGCCCATCGTTGTTTTTTTTAGACCCATGGGGTTATGAAGGACTTACAGCTTCACTGTTTGAAGCGATTTTATCAAAGTGGGGTACGGATCTGATTTTGTTTTTTAACTATAATCGTATTAATCCTGGTTTGAATAATCCGGTAGTTGTAGATCATGTTAATAATATTTTTGGATCGGCCGAGCGTGCAAATAAGTTAAGAGCAGAATTATTAAGATTAGGAAAAAACTCAGCGCTTGAACGAAAGCGATTAATTCTGAACGAAATGGTTGGTGTGCTGCAAGATGCGGGTGGAGCATGGGTGTTATTTTATGAATTTCCTATGAAGAATAGCTCAACCCGCGCTAGCCATCATTTGTTTTTTGCGAGTGCTCATTTTAAAGGATATGAAATAATGAAGAATATCATGTCAACGCTGAGTTCTGCTGATCTTGATCAACCTCCATTATTTAACGAAATGATGGAGATGCAACCACGTTTGATAGAGTTTAATCCCCTTAATAAATTAAAGAGAGGGATTGTGGAAATGTTTATGGGGGAATGTGTTTCACGAAGGGAAATTATTCAAAAGTACGAAGCTGAAACCGGGACGGCACATACATTTGTCAATAAACATTACACAAAAATACTAAAGGAGTTGGAAGATGAAGGGGTGTTGAGAGTGAAGAGTTGTTTGAAGGGAAGAAAAAAAGGCACTTTTGCTGATCATGTTAAGTTTGAAATCATACCGGTGACCACGCATGGCTAA
- a CDS encoding DUF4276 family protein, which yields MTRVCVICEGQTEETFVNDVLVRPFAHQGVYLSAALIGKPGHKGGRVNLQRLTRDLRAILSDPAIYCTTFFDFYGLPADFPGKQDASALPTPAARAAHLLDALTQALSTHLDAQALRRFIPYVQMHEFEGLLFSAPDALARGIDQPQLAGAFHAIRDAFATPEDINDSPQTAPSKRLAALYPPYDKVFHGSIAALDIGLATIRAECPLFDGWLSTLEALGPSEA from the coding sequence ATGACGCGCGTCTGTGTCATCTGTGAGGGCCAGACCGAAGAGACCTTCGTCAACGATGTCCTCGTCCGTCCTTTTGCGCATCAAGGCGTGTACCTCTCCGCCGCCCTGATCGGAAAACCCGGCCATAAAGGCGGTCGCGTCAACCTGCAGCGCCTCACGCGCGACCTTCGCGCCATCCTGAGCGACCCCGCCATCTACTGCACCACCTTCTTCGACTTCTACGGCCTCCCCGCCGACTTCCCTGGCAAGCAAGACGCGAGCGCCCTCCCCACGCCAGCGGCCCGCGCGGCGCACCTCCTCGACGCGCTGACCCAAGCCTTAAGCACGCACCTCGATGCCCAGGCTCTTCGTCGCTTCATCCCCTACGTGCAAATGCATGAATTCGAGGGGCTCCTCTTCAGCGCCCCCGACGCGCTGGCTCGTGGCATCGACCAACCCCAACTCGCCGGCGCCTTCCACGCGATCCGCGACGCCTTCGCCACCCCCGAAGATATCAACGACTCCCCCCAGACGGCCCCCTCCAAACGCCTCGCGGCCCTCTATCCCCCCTACGACAAAGTTTTCCACGGCTCCATCGCCGCCCTGGACATCGGACTCGCGACGATCCGCGCCGAGTGCCCGCTCTTCGATGGTTGGCTCAGCACGCTCGAAGCGCTGGGCCCCTCCGAAGCGTGA